The stretch of DNA ATTGAGTCCAAAGCCAATCAATATCCCTGAAGTATCAAAGGATAATGGTCGCGTTCTGCTTAAGGTAGGCGGTTCTATCAATGATATTTATGCAAGAAAGGTATTGGCAAAGGACAATCAGGGCTTCGTAAATGTTAGTCCATCAGGCGGTATGAACTTAGAGACTGTTGAGCCTATCTACTTAGGTAAGACTACCCCAGACTTCACAATGGGTTGGAACAACAACTTCACCTACAAGAACTTCGGGCTTAGTTTCTTGATTAATGCACGTGTTGGCGGTATTGTTACTTCTTCAACACAGGCATTGTTAGACCGTTTTGGTGTGTCTAAGGCATCAGCAGATGCAAGAGATGCTAGTGGCGTGATGATTCCAAATCAGGGCTTGTATGATGCAAAGAAGTATTATACACTTGTTGCTACAGGTGAGAATGACCTCGCAGGTTACTATACCTATAGTGCAACAAACGTTCGTTTGCAGGAACTTACTTTGAGCTATAAGTTTAATTCAAAGCTGTTTAATAATGTCATTAAGGATTTGACCCTTTCATTTGTGGCTACAAATCCATGGATGATTTATTGTAAAGCACCTTTCGACCCAGAGCTTACAGCTTCAACAGGTACTTATGGACAGGGCAATGACTATTTCATGCAGCCAAGTCTGAAGAGTTATGGTTTCAGTATTAAATTCAAATTTTAATTGAAGATGAAGACAAACGCATATAAATATATCGTAGGTGTCCTTGCCTTGTCCATGTTTACGGCTTGTGACTTCCAAAAGGTAAACACTAACGAGTTTGAACTCCTCCCAGAGGAGGGATTGATGGATGGTATTTCTATTGGTGGTCCTATAACTGCCATGCAGAAATGCGTCTTCCCAGTAGGAACACAGGCAGATGGTACCAGTGTTGCTAATAGATATCAAACAGCTTATAACCTTGCAGCAGATTGTTGGAGTGGTTATTTCGGTCAGAACAATAACTGGGGCGGTCCTAATAACCTCAACTATTTCCTCAAGGATGGTTGGGTAGCATCGTCTTACACCGAGTCTTACTCAACGGTTGTACCTTTGTGGCAAGACTTAAAGGGTAAGACAGAAACACAGTTCCCAGAGGTTTTCGCCTTAGCTCAGATTCTAAAGATTTCTGCTTGGCATAAGGCTACCGATATGTTCGGACCTATCCCTTATAAGGAGGCAGGTAAAGGACTTATCACTGTGCCATACGATAGCCAGGAAGAAGTGTATAAGTCAATGTTCAAGGAACTCTCTGATGCTATTGAGGTGTTGACAAAGTACGCTGATAATGGTAACAGCAAACTCTTGCCAAATGCTGATGCTATCTATGCAGGCGACGTTCACAAGTGGGTTGTCTATGCCAACTCATTGATGTTACGCCTTGCAATGCGTGTTTATTATGCCGATGCAGCCCTCTCAAAGCAGTATGCTTTACAGGCTGTCAATCATCCTTATGGTGTGATGAAGACTAAGGATGATGAGGCTAAGATGGAGAGAGGCGCAAGCTTGGAGTTCAAGAATAACCTCGATGTTCTCATCAACCAGTATAACGAGTGCCGTATGGGTTCTTCTATGTTGGCTTACTTAGGTGGTTATCAAGACCCACGTCTGCCAAAGTACTTCAATACAAGTACTGTTTCTCAGGCAGTGACTGTGGGCACATACGGAAAGTATTCTGGTGTACCAACAGGTCATGACGTAAGCTCTAACGATGCTTTCAAGGATTCTTCTCGTCCAGCTATCACAAGTACAACTCCTACTTATTGGATGCGTGCTTCTGAGGTTTACTTCCTCTTGGCTGAGGCTGCTCTGCATGGATTCGCTGTGGGTGGTACTGCTGAGTCACTTTATGAGAAGGGTATCGAGATGTCATTTGAAGAGAATGGTATTGCAAGTTCTGAGGTAGCAGACTATATGTCGTCTGGTCTCAAGCCATCTGCTTACAGTTTCCATCTCACTAATCCAGGTGTGAATGTAGACGTACCAGCAGTAACTCAGGCAACCACAGAGTGGACTGGAACCGATGAGGAGAAACTTGAGAAGATTATGATACAGAAGTGGATTGCACTCTATCCTAACGGACAAGAGGCTTGGACTGAGTATCGTCGTACAGGTTATCC from Prevotella scopos JCM 17725 encodes:
- a CDS encoding RagB/SusD family nutrient uptake outer membrane protein, whose product is MKTNAYKYIVGVLALSMFTACDFQKVNTNEFELLPEEGLMDGISIGGPITAMQKCVFPVGTQADGTSVANRYQTAYNLAADCWSGYFGQNNNWGGPNNLNYFLKDGWVASSYTESYSTVVPLWQDLKGKTETQFPEVFALAQILKISAWHKATDMFGPIPYKEAGKGLITVPYDSQEEVYKSMFKELSDAIEVLTKYADNGNSKLLPNADAIYAGDVHKWVVYANSLMLRLAMRVYYADAALSKQYALQAVNHPYGVMKTKDDEAKMERGASLEFKNNLDVLINQYNECRMGSSMLAYLGGYQDPRLPKYFNTSTVSQAVTVGTYGKYSGVPTGHDVSSNDAFKDSSRPAITSTTPTYWMRASEVYFLLAEAALHGFAVGGTAESLYEKGIEMSFEENGIASSEVADYMSSGLKPSAYSFHLTNPGVNVDVPAVTQATTEWTGTDEEKLEKIMIQKWIALYPNGQEAWTEYRRTGYPKLHSVVTNYSNGEIDSEVGIRRMRFPTNKSTSAEDIANLESARKLLRGGLDKAGTRLWWDNKNH